A window of Mytilus edulis chromosome 10, xbMytEdul2.2, whole genome shotgun sequence contains these coding sequences:
- the LOC139492851 gene encoding myb-like protein X, translated as MKCTNESCGGEFPAGAKFCTGCGMEVQTTVPVKSTLCPSCNNIVLEGYKFCYICGEKIDPALFINRVCSGTKNNGQKCNTVLNLGSRFCQSCGTPQDTSNTSSNVNLPGDAPLKLSLQISHQKEDNLERTIPVVQEEHVSSGSSSPDLWEVPTITLDSKDNKTESVKEILQQDDSQINLPKIEPSSTSKITSTYEQDVETIETGQDCSSKLDNEGLEIADQQSDEAQESLQTVPVEMESPVLTDQQTVEPQKSSHTGPVDKEVPEVMDQRHVIGKPQGNDLTGTDGMEGIGQTDQQNGEPKCSEFSSPVDKEGQGRRDHQIDVPHGNQYADPEDKANQNLSDKKAVETQAESILSDREKQAVKTETSTSEVENSIDDKEESADIAEEMDASEKNPETNKPMQEEPELTIMETQSTDPQSDHSSNNGDQDTVKSNNVKEIDDEKTQLKVEESKTDESCNQGQKEKDDIEDKENKKKEAGQKEQKNEVAIISEPESVDDREDENNERPSKRKAEDKGGQIKKIKGEKDNCNNAENTDEETKDKFGVQEEGDNKPSDTSSDQQLVESVNDEAFSGRSNGENNGIQDFGSSVDPPPDKSNSSITDEVDRTKKGKEVTTNTTDNTDADNNNRDVTESKTKEIPHSEDKPAGENENPKRITRSITKAMKEKENKAGNKEQESEKRNAKNGVDGRYLF; from the exons ATGAAATGCACAAATGAATCCTGTGGAGGCGAGTTTCCTGCAGGAGCCAAATTCTGTACAGGATGTGGAATGGAAGTACAGACAACAGTTCCTGTTAAGTCAACTCTATGTCCGTCTTGTAATAACATTGTCCTGGAAGGATACAAATTCTGTTACATCTGTGGAGAGAAAATCGACCCTGCACTATTTATAAACAGAGTATGCTCTGGTACTAAAAACAATGGACAGAAATGTAACACAGTGCTGAATTTGGGTTCAAGGTTTTGTCAATCTTGTGGTACACCTCAAGACACGTCTAATACTAGCA gTAATGTTAATTTACCAGGTGATGCACCATTAAAACTAAGTTTACAAATTTCTCATCAGAAGGAAGACAACCTAGAGAGAACTATCCCTGTTGTTCAGGAAGAACATGTCAGTTCAGGTTCTAGCAGCCCTGATTTATGGGAAGTTCCAACCATCACACTGGACTCTAAAGATAATAAAACGGAATCTGTAAAAG aaattttacaGCAGGATGATAGCCAAATAAATCTTCCTAAGATTGAACCCAGCAGTACTAGTAAAATTACTTCTACGTATGAGCAAGATGTAGAAACTATAGAAACTGGACAAGACTGCTCCTCAAAATTAGACAATGAGGGTTTGGAGATAGCAGATCAACAGAGTGATGAAGCACAAGAAAGTCTGCAAACTGTTCCAGTAGAAATGGAGAGTCCAGTGCTTACAGATCAACAGACTGTTGAGCCACAGAAAAGTAGTCACACTGGTCCAGTTGACAAGGAAGTTCCAGAGGTTATGGATCAACGACATGTAATTGGAAAGCCACAAGGCAATGATCTGACTGGTACAGATGGCATGGAAGGTATTGGGCAGACAGATCAACAGAATGGTGAGCCAAAATGCAGTGAGTTTTCTAGTCCAGTAGACAAGGAAGGTCAAGGGCGGAGAGATCATCAGATTGATGTACCACATGGCAATCAATATGCTGATCCAGAAGACAAGGCAAACCAAAATCTGTCAGATAAAAAAGCTGTTGAAACACAAG CAGAAAGTATTTTGAGTGACAGGGAAAAACAAGCTGTTAAAACAGAAACATCTACATCAGAAGTAGAGAATTCAATAGATGATAAGGAGGAGTCAGCAGACATTGCTGAGGAGATGGATGCTTCAGAAAAAAACCCTGAAACAAATAAACCAATGCAAGAAG AACCAGAATTGACTATTATGGAGACACAAAGTACTGACCCCCAGTCTGATCATAGTAGCAATAATGGGGACCAGGACACAGTAAAGTCTAACAATGTTAAAGAAATAGATGATGAGAAAACACAGTTGAAAGTTGAGGAGAGTAAAACTGATGAAAGCTGTAATCAAGGACAGAAAGAGAAAG ACGATATTGAAGATAAAGAGAATAAAAAGAAGGAAGCTGGTcagaaagaacaaaaaaatgaAGTCGCTATTATATCAGAACCTGAATCTGTGGATGATAGAGAAGACGAAAATAATGAAAGACCATCTAAAAGAAAAGCTGAAGACAAAGGAGGACAGATAAAGAAGATTAAAGGAGAAAAAGACAATTGTAACAATGCAGAG AATACAGATGAAGAAACAAAGGATAAGTTTGGAGTTCAAGAAGAAGGAGACAACAAACCCTCTGATACTTCTTCAGATCAACAACTTGTTGAGTCGGTTAATGATGAAGCATTT TCTGGTAGGAGCAATGGTGAAAACAATGGAATACAAGATTTTGGAAGCAGTGTTGACCCACCTCCAGATAAATCTAATTCCAGCATAACAGATGAAGTTGATAGAACAAAGAAAGGAAAAGAAGTCACTACCAATACAACAGATAATACCGATGCTGATAATAACAACAGGGAT GTTACTGAAAGTAAGACCAAAGAGATTCCACATTCAGAAGACAAACCTGCAGGTGAAAACGAAAATCCAAAAAGAATCACACGATCTATTACCAAAGCAATGAAAGAAAAGGAAAACAAAGCAGGAAACAAAGAACAg GAATCTGAAAAAAGAAATGCTAAGAATGGAGTTGATGGAAGGTATTTATTTTAA